The Methyloceanibacter sp. wino2 nucleotide sequence ACCATCAACGCATTCGTGCTGATGCGATTGATGCCGCTGGCGGAGCGCCACAGCTTTTTCCAGAACCTCGCGCTCAAGCCGCTGGTCTATTCGATCGCCTACAAGACGCTCGTCTTCGTCACGGCCTTGGTCCTGGCCTATGCGGTGGAGATGGGGGTCTTGGGCTTTGCCGGCATCGGGGAGGGCTTCCTGAGCCTCGGCGGCGGGTTGGGCGGCATGCTCGCCTGGTGGCTCATTTTCTCCGTGGCCCTGTTCCCGTATTTCGCCTTCCGCGAAGTCGAGGCCGCGGTCGGCGCGGACATGATGCGCAAGCTCCTGTTGGGGCGGATGTAGGTCGGCGACCGGGTTGGCCTGAACAAGACTCTACGGGTGATAGAACCCGGAAAAGGAACGACGCATGCCGATAATTGTTCTTCTGCTGCTTGCCGCCATGGTGGCGACATTCGGGTTTTGGGGCACGCTCAAAGGCATTCTAGGCGCGATCGGGGTGGTCGTGCTGCTGTGCCTGCTCGTTCTTCTCGCCATATCCTTTACCGCCGCGTGGATCATGCGGCGGTAGCGGTCCGTTCGCGTCGATCGCCCGCGCCTAGTATTTGTACCGGGTCCCGGTGACCGCGAAGTAGGCCTCTTCGAATTGGTATTTCTGGAAGATGCTTGCCGTGGCGGTGATGGCGCGGCCGCAGGCGCCTCGCGCTTCCTCGATCTCCTCTGGAGTCAGTGTCTGCCCGTCGTCGACCTTTTCCGCGGCGGCGAGGCAAAGCTCGCCGTCGGCGGCGGATGCCAAGGCCGGCGCTAGGTGACCGGCACTTGCGCTTGCAAGAAGGACGATGGCGGCAAACGCTCCGGCGCGCACAGGTACCTTCATGGGCACCTTCGCGGCTACTCGGCCGCGAGCCTCACATACTGTCCGTTGGCCACCGGGCAGGCGGCCCATAGCTCACGAAGCGAGTCGACGAGATACGCCATCTGGGCATCGGTGTGCACGGGCGAGGGCGTGAGGCGCATGCGCTCGGTACCACGCGGAACCGTCGGGTAGTTGATCGGCTGCACGTAGATTCCGTACTGGGTGAGCAGCGTATCGGTGACCGCCTTGCAGTGGACAGGATCGCCGACCATCACGGGTACGATATGGCTCTGGTTGTCCATCACGGGCACCCCCACATCCGCCAGCATGGTTTTCAGCGTCTGCACGCGTTCGCGGTGGCGAGCACGCTCCAACTCCGACCGCTTCAGGTGGCGGATCGAGGCGAGGGCGCCGGCCGCCACGGCGGGCGCCAGGGAGGTCGTGAAGATGAAGCCCGGTGCGTAGGAGCGGATCGCATCGCAGCAGGCCTTGCTGGCGGCGATGTAGCCGCCCATGACGCCGAAGCCCTTGGCGAGGGTCCCGTTGATGATGTCGACACGGTCCATCACGCCTTCTAGCTCGGCGATGCCGCCGCCGCGCGGGCCATACAGGCCCACGGCGTGAACTTCATCGAGATAGGTCAGGGCGTTGTACTTGTCCGCCAGGTCGCACACCGTGCCGATCGGCGCGATATGACCGTCCATGGAGTAGACGCTCTCGAAGGCGATCAGCTTTGGCGTGTCCAGCGGGACCGACTTGAGCAAGTCCTCGAGATGATCGAGGTCATTATGCCGGAAGATATGTTTGGGGCCGCCGCCGTGCCGGATGCCTTCGATCATCGAGGCGTGGTTCTTCGCGTCGGAAAAGATCTGCAGGCCCGGTATGAGGCGCGTCAGCGTCGAGAGGGTCGCGTCGTTGGCGATGTAGGCGGAGGTGAAGAGAAGCGCCGCTTCCTTGTTGTGAAGGTCAGCCAGCTCGCTTTCCAGTTCCACGTGATAATGGGTCGTGCCGGAAATGTTGCGCGTGCCGCCTGAGCCGGCGCCGACCTGATCGATCGCCTCGTGCATCGCGTCGCGCACGGCCGGATGCTGGCTCATGCCCAGATAATCGTTGGAGCACCAGACCGTCACATCCCGCGTGCCGCTCTCGGTGTAGTGGTCGGCGACGGGATAGGCACCGCAGCGCCGCTTCAAATCTGCAAATACGCGATACCGGCCTTCTTGATGCAAAGACTCAAGATGCTGGCGGAACTGATTCTCGTAGTCCATGTGTCTCCGTTTCCCTAGACCCTTGGCGTTCGCCAACGCCACCCAGCAATTGGTCGAACGGAATGGAGAGCCTGAGCAGCACGGTTGGCACAAGTTCTTGTAGGGCTTGCGTAAAGTCCTAACCGGTACTGAAGCCTTCCTGCTAACTAGCCCAATCCCAGCGTCATCACAAGGACAACAGGCCGCTCAGGTGTCGACCCAATGTCGCATGGCTTTCACAATTGTGTTTGAGGCATCTCAATTTCCGCGAAGCCCGGCCGGGGCGGCGCTGGAGTCCGCGCCGATGGAGGGGCTGGCCGGGTCAGTCTTGCCGGATCGTGTCGCGAATGGCCTGAAGAAACACGCGGCGCGAGAATGGCTTCTGAAGCACACGGTGGTGCCCGTAACGGCCCGCGACGTCGCTCGGGTCGTAGCCGGTAGCGAAAACGTAAGGCAGCCCGCGCGCTTCCAGGGCATCGGCGACCGGGTAGACCAATTCGCCCGCAACGTTGAGGTCGAGGACCGCGGCGTCGACGGTATTGTCGCTCAGCAGCCTCAGCGCCTGTCCCACCCGGCTCGCGGGGCCGACGACCTCGCACTCGGATTCGACCAGCATGTCCTCCAACTGGAGTGCGATCGGGGCCTGATCCTCGACGACCAGTACGCGAAGTCCTTTCAAGGGCTCTGTTTTTTGAGAAGACATAGTCTGCGCCGCCCTGATTTCATCCTTGGAATGAATTGATTGATTTTTGGGCCCTGGCCGTCCGAACGCCAAGGCGACGGAACATAGGCGACTCAATACAGCCAGCCCGACCAAGACAACGCAATGAAACCAAGCCCCGAATGGGGCCTCCAACCGCGACGGGGCCGGGCCACGCACGTCCCGCCTCGGTTGCCCGAGCCGAGGCATGATTTCTAACCCAAACGGCACCCCATCGCGACCCAAAATGCGCCACCCGGAAGAGGTAACAGCTTGACCCATAGAGGCGAATCCGGAGTGCCCTGAAATGTATCCGGATCTGGACACGAATTGTGCACAGCCGGCTGACAGGCCGCTGAGCTGCAGCGCCAAGTCCGCTCGTCCGGCAGCAGCTGCGCAGACCGGGCGCGTCCCAGGTAACATGCTGATTTTCTTTCCGGATTCGTGTGTGCATGGACATCTCGGACCCTCGGAGACAGAGCGAATATCTCGTGGCCTAAATGTCACAACTGGGCCGAAAAGGGCCCCGCACGCTTTGTTAGCAATTTACCTTCGGAGGGGATCGCGTATAAGCAATATTAGAACTCTCTGCTGGCGGAAACTCGTCCATATTTTTGGCGACAGCAAAGCCGGTAAGGCGCTGAACCGCCGCAGAACGAGAGTTTTGGATTAGTCAATTTTGGCCAGGGAAGGTGGACATGGAGATGTTTGGGGGACTGACAAAAACATCCAGCCGCATTGCCATTGCAGCCGCGCTTGGGCTTGGGGTTTACGCTCTGAGCGCTGCGCCTGCGAGTGCGCAGGGTTATGGCGGCAATTGCTGCGCGGATCTTGAAGAGCGGGTAGCCGAGCTTGAAGCATCTGCAGTGCAGAAGGGGAACAAGAAGGTATCCGTGACGGTATCCGGCTGGGTCATCGAGTCGATGAACTGGTGGGATGACGGCGCTCTGACGGACAGCTGGGTTGGCACGAAGGACGCCGACCTTGGGTCCCGTTTTGCGATCACGGGTTCTGCGACGATCGCTCCGGGCTGGTCCGGCGGTTACAACTTGACGGTTACGACGCCTGGCGCTTGGGCCGGCAACCTCCTGAACGGCAACAACTTCGGTATCTTTTCGAACCAGTTTGCCCAGGACTCGCTCAGCCTCGGCAGCATCCAGACGCTGTACTCGTACATGTACATCAAGAGTGACGACTACGGCACGATCAACCTGGGCTATCTGAGCCCTGCGTCGGATAACGCGGCTGTTCTGGCCGACATCTCCGGCACGGTGATCGAATCGAACGCGGTGTTCTTCGAAGGCGGCGGCTTCCTGCTTCGTCCGAAGAACGCTGCCTCCGGGTTCAACGGCCTGTCCGGCATGACCTGGGGCAACTTCCTGAACTGTTCGCTCGTCGGCCCGATCGGCGGCGACTGCTACGGCGCTCCGCAGAGCGGTATCCGGTACGACTCGCCGACGTTTGGCGGCTTCCGGATCGAGGCGTCTTACACGGACGACTACTCGAACAGCTTCCGTCTTGCGCCGGTGAACGATGCTCCTGAGATCTGGGACCTGGCCGTGTTCTACACGGGCGACTGGGCCGACTTTAAGATTTCGGCAGCTTATTCGTACACGCAGTCGAACGGCAACCTGTTCAGCGTGAACCAGACGGGGTCGACCTCGATCCACCAGTTCGGTGGTACGGTCATGCACGCTCCGACCGGTCTTGGTCTCTATGGTTACTACAACTACGAAGAGATCGACGCGAACTACGTGAACTACAACGGCGTGCAGCAGGGTATCCCGAGCTGGGACTCCTGGTACTTGAAGGGCTTCCTGAAGCGGACGTGGAACCCGCTCGGCGCGACGGTCCTTTACGGCGAGTACGGCCAGTATAACGACGGCTTCAACGGCCTTGCGGGCACGAACACCTGTGCCAACTTCGTCGGGGTCGGCGGCACTGCCTCCAACTTCTGCGGAAACAACGCTGCGAACGGCCTGTACGTGACGGGTTCGGAAATCGAGCGCTGGGGTCTTGGCGCGGTCCAGGAGATCGACGCGGCAGCGATGCACGTGTTCGCTCGCTGGCAGCACCAGGCGGCCGATATCGACTTCATCGGCGTCAACGCAGCCGGCAACACGCAGGCTGTGAGCCAAGGCTTCGAAGACTACGATCTGTTCCAGGTTGGTGGGATCATCTTCTTCTAATCCACCAATCCAGACGACACTTACGGAAGCCGCCCCTCGGGGCGGCTTCTTTTTTGCCCGACACGATCCCGCCCGTTATCCCCAGCCGTGAGATCACGCCGACGAGAAGCCTTTGCCGTCTGTGCGTAGGAGACGCACAGGCATACGCTCGTATCCGGCGGGATGCTTGTGAAAGGCCGGGCCAGAGGCTATTTCTCATATGAGGAAACGAACGAGGAGCGAAGCCCGAACAGGAACCGCAAGAGTTCCGAGGGGATGGAGGAGCATGGCAGAATCAGTCTCCGGCGCTGCCGGAACTCCGGAGCCGGTGCTATCGGTTCAGAACGTGTCCTACTGGTACGGCGCAAAGCAGGCGTTGGATGACGTCAGTTTCGACGTCTATCCGGGACGGGTGACGGCTCTCTTGGGGCCGAACGGCGCCGGCAAGTCCACGCTCTTCTCGCTCATCACGCGTTTGTTCGACGCGCCAACCGGCCGAATCGAAATCGACGGGCGGGCGGCCGCCGAGTGGGGCTTCAAGATCTTGGCGCCGCTGGGGGTCGTCTTCCAGCAACCGACCCTTGATCTGGATTTGTCCGTGCGTCAGAACCTTCGCTACTTCGCCTCTCTGCGGGGATTGGGCCGCAAGGAAGCCGATGAGCGCATGGAGCGGGCCCTGGCCTCGCTCGACATGGCTGAACGCATTGGGGAAAAGGTGCGGGCGCTGAACGGTGGCCACCGGCGCCGCGTCGAGATCGCGCGAGCGCTGCTTCACAGTCCGAAACTGCTTCTGCTCGACGAGCCTACGATCGGACTCGACGACCCGACGCGTGACGCCATCGTGCGCCATATCCATAAGCTCGCCGTGTCGGACAATATCGGCGTTTTGTGGGCCACGCATTTGTTCGACGAGGTGGAGAGCGACGATGCTCTCGTCGTCATCAACAAGGGGCGCGTGGTGGCACTCGGGGACGTGGATGGCATCGAGAAAGAGACGGGATCCACGAGCCTGGCGGAGGCTTTCCGGCGCCTCACCGGGGATCGGGTGGAGGAGGTCGCCGTATGACACTGATGCACTACACCCGTGCCTTCGGCGGCATCGTTTGGCGTGAGCTCCTGCGGTTCCTACAGCAGCGGGAGCGGTTTCTCGCAGCGCTCGTCCGGCCCCTCATCTGGCTGATCATCTTTGCGGCGGGCTTCCGGGCGGCGCTCGGAATTTCGATCATTCCGCCTTATGAGACCTACATCACGTACGACGTGTACATCACGCCCGGTCTTCTGGCGATGATCCAGCTCTTCCAGGGGATGCAGAGTTCCCTGTCGATGGTGTACGACCGCGAGATGGGCTCGATGCGTGTGCTGTTGACCACGCCCTTGCCGCGCTGGTTCCTGCTTATCGCGCGGCTGTTCGCCGGCGTCCTGGTGTCCCTGTTCCAGGTCTACACGTTCTTGGCTGTCGCCTATCTGTTCGGCGTGGAGTTGCCGCCGTTAGGGTATCTGTTGGCACTCCCGGCCTTGATCCTCACTGGCATGATGTTCGGTGCGCTTGGCATGCTCTTGTCTTCGACCATCAAGCAGCTTGAGAACTTCGCCGGGATCATGAACTTCGTCATCTTCCCGATGTTCTTCGCCTCCTCGGCGCTCTATCCGCTCTGGAAGATGCAGGAGGGCAGCTGGATCCTCTACGAGATCTGCTACTACAACCCCTTCACCTGGGCCGTGGAACTGATCCGGTTCGCGTTCTATCAGAAGATGAACTGGGAGGCCCTGGCGGTGGTGGCAGTCTGCACGATCGTGTTCCTGGGGCTGTCGGTGTGGGCCTACGACCCCTCGCGCGGGATACAACAGCGCAAAGCGACGGCGCCGGCCGGAGGCTAGCTGCCGGCTCGACGCAAGTATCACCATCCCGGCGAGATCTACATTTCGGAGAAATTGGCCGGGAAGCGTTTGGAAAGATCGGCGAGCAGAGCCTCGATCATGGCCGGGTCGCGCTCGTCCCGCGGCACGTCAATTGTCTCGACCGCGAGCACATGAGTGGGCCGCGGCGCCATGACCACGAGCTTGTCGGCAAGCTGCAAAGCCTCGCGCGGGTTGTGGGTGACCATCACGGCCGTCGTGGGCCGGGCGGACCAAACCTCCAGCATCAGGCGGCGGAGCCGGTCAGCGGTCCGCTCATCGAGTGAGACGAACGGTTCGTCCAGCAAGAGCAGGTCCGGCTCGGTCGAAAAAGCCCGGGCGAGGGCCGCACGGCGGGCGAGGCCAAGCGAGAGTTCCTGCGGATAGCGGGACAGCATCTCCGCGACGCCCACGGCCTCGGCCAGATTCTCGAGATCCTTCGTGGTGAAACCGGGCGCGGCGACGAGCTCGATGTTCTGCCGCACGGTTCGCCACGGCAGCAGGCGCGGCTCCTGAAACATGAAGCCCAGCCGCGCGTGCGGTGGCATGTCGATTTCGCCTATGAACGCATCGTCGAGCCCGGCCACAATGCGCAGCAACGTGGTCTTGCCGCAGCCCGAGGGGCCCATGAGCACGGTCATGCTCTCGGGCTCCAGATCGAGCGACAAGTCGCTGATCGCCGTCAGCCGCGTGCCGTCAGCCCCGATATGGGTCTTTTCCTCGATGCGGATCTTAAACTGGCTTGTTCCGCCAGCGTGTCGTGTATCTTTCAAGGGGCTGTACCAGTAGATATTCGATCGCGAGCATGACGGCCACGAAGGCAAGCGTGTAGCCGAGGATGGCCGTCACGTTGAAAAGCTGAAAGTTCAGATGCAGCTCGAAGCCGACGCCGTTGGGGCGTCCCAGCAGTTCGACCACGAGAACGATCTTCCAAATGAGCGAGAGGCCCGTCCGGGAGGCGGTGGCGAAATAGGGCTGCAGCTGCGGCAGGGTCACGTTCCGGAACTTGCTCCAT carries:
- the hemA gene encoding 5-aminolevulinate synthase, with amino-acid sequence MDYENQFRQHLESLHQEGRYRVFADLKRRCGAYPVADHYTESGTRDVTVWCSNDYLGMSQHPAVRDAMHEAIDQVGAGSGGTRNISGTTHYHVELESELADLHNKEAALLFTSAYIANDATLSTLTRLIPGLQIFSDAKNHASMIEGIRHGGGPKHIFRHNDLDHLEDLLKSVPLDTPKLIAFESVYSMDGHIAPIGTVCDLADKYNALTYLDEVHAVGLYGPRGGGIAELEGVMDRVDIINGTLAKGFGVMGGYIAASKACCDAIRSYAPGFIFTTSLAPAVAAGALASIRHLKRSELERARHRERVQTLKTMLADVGVPVMDNQSHIVPVMVGDPVHCKAVTDTLLTQYGIYVQPINYPTVPRGTERMRLTPSPVHTDAQMAYLVDSLRELWAACPVANGQYVRLAAE
- a CDS encoding response regulator, coding for MKGLRVLVVEDQAPIALQLEDMLVESECEVVGPASRVGQALRLLSDNTVDAAVLDLNVAGELVYPVADALEARGLPYVFATGYDPSDVAGRYGHHRVLQKPFSRRVFLQAIRDTIRQD
- a CDS encoding porin, which encodes MEMFGGLTKTSSRIAIAAALGLGVYALSAAPASAQGYGGNCCADLEERVAELEASAVQKGNKKVSVTVSGWVIESMNWWDDGALTDSWVGTKDADLGSRFAITGSATIAPGWSGGYNLTVTTPGAWAGNLLNGNNFGIFSNQFAQDSLSLGSIQTLYSYMYIKSDDYGTINLGYLSPASDNAAVLADISGTVIESNAVFFEGGGFLLRPKNAASGFNGLSGMTWGNFLNCSLVGPIGGDCYGAPQSGIRYDSPTFGGFRIEASYTDDYSNSFRLAPVNDAPEIWDLAVFYTGDWADFKISAAYSYTQSNGNLFSVNQTGSTSIHQFGGTVMHAPTGLGLYGYYNYEEIDANYVNYNGVQQGIPSWDSWYLKGFLKRTWNPLGATVLYGEYGQYNDGFNGLAGTNTCANFVGVGGTASNFCGNNAANGLYVTGSEIERWGLGAVQEIDAAAMHVFARWQHQAADIDFIGVNAAGNTQAVSQGFEDYDLFQVGGIIFF
- a CDS encoding ABC transporter ATP-binding protein; the protein is MAESVSGAAGTPEPVLSVQNVSYWYGAKQALDDVSFDVYPGRVTALLGPNGAGKSTLFSLITRLFDAPTGRIEIDGRAAAEWGFKILAPLGVVFQQPTLDLDLSVRQNLRYFASLRGLGRKEADERMERALASLDMAERIGEKVRALNGGHRRRVEIARALLHSPKLLLLDEPTIGLDDPTRDAIVRHIHKLAVSDNIGVLWATHLFDEVESDDALVVINKGRVVALGDVDGIEKETGSTSLAEAFRRLTGDRVEEVAV
- a CDS encoding ABC transporter permease, translated to MTLMHYTRAFGGIVWRELLRFLQQRERFLAALVRPLIWLIIFAAGFRAALGISIIPPYETYITYDVYITPGLLAMIQLFQGMQSSLSMVYDREMGSMRVLLTTPLPRWFLLIARLFAGVLVSLFQVYTFLAVAYLFGVELPPLGYLLALPALILTGMMFGALGMLLSSTIKQLENFAGIMNFVIFPMFFASSALYPLWKMQEGSWILYEICYYNPFTWAVELIRFAFYQKMNWEALAVVAVCTIVFLGLSVWAYDPSRGIQQRKATAPAGG
- a CDS encoding ABC transporter ATP-binding protein, with translation MKDTRHAGGTSQFKIRIEEKTHIGADGTRLTAISDLSLDLEPESMTVLMGPSGCGKTTLLRIVAGLDDAFIGEIDMPPHARLGFMFQEPRLLPWRTVRQNIELVAAPGFTTKDLENLAEAVGVAEMLSRYPQELSLGLARRAALARAFSTEPDLLLLDEPFVSLDERTADRLRRLMLEVWSARPTTAVMVTHNPREALQLADKLVVMAPRPTHVLAVETIDVPRDERDPAMIEALLADLSKRFPANFSEM